In Theileria parva strain Muguga chromosome 4 map unlocalized ctg_529, whole genome shotgun sequence, one DNA window encodes the following:
- the rfc5 gene encoding DNA polymerase III delta subunit family protein produces the protein MATTLGAPWVEKYRPETLQDIISHEDIMSTLMIFAEKGQLPHLLFHGPPGSGKTSTILAISRYLYGSQRNGFVLELNASDERGIDTVRDQIKAFSETSNTFTSTMPVDDPPRTNLKLIILDEADQMTNAAQNALRRIMEIYSNNVRFCLICNFMNKIIPPIQSRCTGFRFQPLKSDVVRERIREIAKLENVKITDCALDALVEIGQGDMRRVLNCLQVTSMSHAKGADFTIDANLILATSGLPQSSEIDHLLKSLMQNSFKECIYELSVLHHKKGYSLEDIVRLLYKSIVKIDWPNVPIVQLLIRLADVEERLAAGANSNIQIASIVSAFQESRYEIERIKFDLNIN, from the exons ATGGCAACGACACTAGGTGCTCCCTGGGTGGAGAAGTATAGGCCGGAGACTCTACAAGATATAATTTCTCACGAGGACATAATGTCTACGCTTATGATTTTCGCTGAAAAAGGACAGCTTCCACACTTACTATTTCATGGTCCTCCAG GTTCTGGAAAGACTTCTACAATACTGGCTATATCTCGCTATTTGTATGGAAGTCAACGTAATGGGTTTGTGCTAGAGTTAAATGCCTCAGATGAGAGGGGAATCGACACGGTTCGTGACCAGATAAAGGCATTTTCTGAAACTTCAAACACTTTTACAAGCACAATGCCAGTTGATGATCCACCAAGAACTAACTTAAAGCTAATAATACTGGATGAAGCTGACCAGATGACAAATGCTGCCCAGAACGCACTAAGGAGAATCATGGAAATATACTCAAATAATGTTAGGTTTTGCCTGATTTGCAACTTCATGAATAAGATAATACCCCCAATTCAGTCAAGGTGTACTGGATTCAGGTTTCAGCCGTTAAAGTCTGACGTCGTTCGTGAACGTATACGGGAAATTGCTAAACTTGAAAACGTAAAAATCACTGACTGTGCACTGGATGCCCTTGTAGAAATAGGCCAAGGAGATATGCGTAGGGTACTAAACTGTCTCCAAGTGACTTCAATGTCACACGCCAAAGGAGCTGATTTCACTATAGATGCAAATCTAATACTTGCAACTTCTGGACTACCACAGAGTAGTGAAATTGACCATTTGCTTAAGAGTCTCATGCAGAACTCATTTAAGGAGTGCATATACGAGTTGAGTGTTTTACACCATAAAAAGGGCTATTCACTTGAGGACATTGTCAGGTTACTTTACAAATCCATTGTTAAAATCGACTGGCCCAATGTACCTATTGTTCAACTTTTAATTAGGCTCGCGGATGTCGAGGAAAGACTGGCAGCTGGAGCCAACTCTAACATCCAAATCGCCTCCATAGTTAGCGCATTTCAAGAGTCAAGATACGAAATTGAACGCATTAAATTCGAtcttaatattaactaa
- the GPD gene encoding Glyceraldehyde-3-phosphate dehydrogenase, which produces MVVRIGINGYGRIGRLVHRASLSMENVEVVHVNDPFMTPDYIKYLFKHDSVHGSLPYELSVTSEHLMVGSKKVHLTFEKDPAAIPWGKNDVDVVAECSGVFTSTEKAKLHLEGGAKLVVISAPTSDSTPMYVFGVNHTTYDKSVRVMSNASCTTNCLAPLAKVVNDNFGIVEGLMTTVHAVTANQLTVDGASRGGKDWRAGRCAGVNIIPASTGAAKAVGKVIPELNGKLTGMAFRVPVSDVSVVDLTVKLAKPAKYEDIVRVVKDAAAGPMKGVLGYTDDEVVSSDFVDDKRSSVFDVKAGISLNDTFVKLVSWYDNEWGYSNRLLDLAHYVFQKYSS; this is translated from the coding sequence ATGGTAGTAAGGATTGGTATCAACGGCTACGGCCGTATCGGACGCCTGGTCCACAGAGCTTCATTATCAATGGAGAATGTTGAGGTGGTCCACGTTAACGACCCATTTATGACCCCGGACTACATCAAGTACTTGTTCAAGCACGACTCAGTTCACGGCTCACTCCCCTATGAATTATCAGTAACCAGCGAGCACCTCATGGTTGGCTCAAAGAAGGTCCACCTCACTTTCGAGAAGGACCCAGCAGCAATCCCCTGGGGTAAAAACGACGTCGACGTTGTCGCCGAGTGCTCTGGAGTGTTCACAAGCACCGAGAAGGCCAAGCTTCACCTTGAGGGAGGAGCAAAGTTGGTTGTGATCTCAGCGCCAACCAGCGACTCCACCCCAATGTACGTTTTCGGAGTCAACCACACCACCTACGACAAGTCTGTCCGCGTTATGTCAAACGCAAGCTGCACCACCAACTGCCTAGCTCCACTCGCCAAGGTTGTCAATGACAACTTCGGAATTGTCGAGGGACTAATGACGACAGTCCACGCAGTTACTGCCAACCAGCTTACTGTTGACGGAGCTTCAAGAGGTGGAAAGGACTGGCGTGCAGGTCGTTGTGCAGGAGTCAATATCATTCCAGCCTCAACAGGAGCTGCCAAGGCTGTGGGAAAAGTCATCCCCGAGCTTAACGGGAAACTCACCGGCATGGCGTTCCGTGTCCCAGTCTCCGACGTTAGCGTTGTTGACCTCACTGTCAAGCTTGCCAAGCCTGCGAAGTATGAAGACATTGTCAGGGTGGTCAAGGACGCAGCTGCGGGCCCAATGAAGGGAGTTCTCGGCTACACTGACGACGAGGTTGTATCCTCGGACTTTGTCGATGACAAGAGGTCCAGCGTCTTCGACGTCAAGGCCGGAATATCACTCAACGATACCTTCGTCAAGTTGGTATCCTGGTACGACAACGAGTGGGGATATTCTAACAGGCTCCTTGACCTCGCCCACTACGTTTTCCAGAAATATTCATCTTAA
- a CDS encoding ATPase family associated with various cellular activities (AAA) family protein: protein MGTIAEIELPKGYTIGVLYDFLKKSGVPVSLINLKLFRSAYNSCDSLSFLHKFFSDHLKKSDTFKHSFIIFDKFDLWPSFSSDYQEHNNTKFKDNLNHRTKSKNAYVKLLRLSEGVEEKVDKCKVNWVYKFFYWIRFSVLYLLKEQVDHNLICLCLYGDPFNSKPFYNDIFTQKFLLKELINFTVKSNIIENLEDNLEEFTDKTTQLDDSSEYNLEVIKGISELLDSFKSKDSNTQIDVNGHNKSVYDLIDKDIRILNLYMPFEVDIKSLELGKITLICGTQSSGKTVLLRSIAKSWYHLNNSNHSSNKLDYKDPNKNSRSCGHVINIDYNELLSELVGVSELYLKNIFVKAKYNKPCLVVFDGIECLVAKVNIDEERQVPATVTNTLLNHLYNLDPDIKFLTSTSGGTNISSLHNSFVSIVDTLVVLHKSP from the exons atgGGTACTATTGCCGAAATTGAACTTCCAAAAG GCTACACAATTGGGGTTTTgtatgattttttaaagaaatCCGGAGTTCCTGTCAGCTTAATAAACTTAAAGCTCTTTAGATCCGCCTATAATTCTT GTGATTCTTTATCCTTCCTTCACAAATTCTTTTCT GACCATTTGAAGAAATCCGACACATTTAAACAcagttttatcatttttgaCAAATTTGACCTTTGGCCCTCATTTTCATCAGATTATCAA gAACATAACAATACTAAGTTTAaggataatttaaatcataGGACCAAAAGTAAGAACGCATACGTAAAGTTGTTAAGGTTAAGTGAAGGTGTAGAGGAAAAGGTTGATAAGTGTAAAGTAAATTGGGTATATAAGTTTTTCTATTGGATTAGATTTTcagttttatatttattaaaggAACAAGTGGaccataatttaatttgtcTCTGCCTTTACGGTGACCCGTTTAACTCTAAACCGTTCTATAAtgatatttttacacaaaagTTTTTATTGAAAGAGCTCATAAATTTCACAGTAAAATCTAACATTATAGAGAATTTAGAGGATAATTTAGAGGAATTTACTGATAAAACAACCCAATTAGATGATAGTTCGGAGTACAACCTAGAAGTTATAAAAGGGATATCGGAATTACTTGATTCTTTTAAATCCAAAGATTCAAACACACAAATTGATGTAAATGGTCACAATAAATCAGTTTATGATCTAATAGATAAAGATATAAggatattaaatttatatatgcCATTTGAAGTGGATATAAAGTCACTAGAGCTGGGCAAGATCACATTAATCTGTGGTACGCAATCATCAGGGAAAACTGTACTATTGAGGTCAATTGCAAAATCGTGGTATCATTTGAATAATTCAAATCATAGTAGTAATAAACTAGATTATAAGGACCCTAACAAAAACTCTAGGTCGTGTGGCCATGTTATAAATATAGACTACAATGAACTGCTGAGTGAGCTAGTTGGGGTTTCAGAGTTATACTTAAAGAATATATTTGTTAAGGCTAAGTATAATAAGCCATGTCTGGTGGTGTTTGACGGAATCGAGTGTTTAGTTGCCAAGGTTAATATTGACGAGGAAAGGCAAGTGCCAGCCACAGTTACTAACACTTTACTTAACCACCTTTATAACTTAGATCCTGATATTAAATTTCTGACTTCAACATCTGGTGGCACAAATATTTCTAGTCTTCATAATTCTTTTGTTAGCATTGTCGATACCCTAGTAGTGCTTCATAAATCACCCTAA
- the CYC1 gene encoding cytochrome c1 domain protein, with protein MAGGGALNKLFPGYKDKIWNKLPLTVRLGLINSWNRKLISSVHRESVVTNGRVKSFNKYVLDPLKPGYAYRSPAIDYKKQRARGTLIEGVDYYLPTLGAQERLMNFFSPYTEEETAKRSRYRYQSLKVYILTALGVTIVYNYLQRRPIAWCSNLDPPTPPVYPFWFKNVLHGHDIPSVRRGYEVYRQVCATCHSLNYLKFRHLIDEVYPLEKVKEIAAEYEIEDGPNEQGEMYSRPRIPTDPFPAPYPNSEAARYANNGAIPPDLTLMSSARRNGPDYIFSLLTGYSEPPEGFELRPGLHFNNYFNGGSISMAPPLEDGMLEFEDGTPATVSQMAKDVANFITWTSDPMHDERKNLFFKFFAGSTLCAIVVSMWYRFFWAHFATMRWDFKKLTKFK; from the exons atgGCTGGTGGAGGCGCTctcaataaattattccCAGGttataaagataaaatcTGGAACAAACTTCCCCTCACA GTGAGACTTGGTCTAATAAACTCATGGAACCGTAAACTCATATCATCCGTACACCGAGAATCTGTTGTAACAAATGGTAGGGTAAAGAGCTTTAATAAGTATGTGCTTGACCCGCTGAAGCCCGGGTACGCATATAGGTCACCTGCCATAGACTATAAGAAGCAGAGGGCTAGAGGAACCTTGATTGAGGGAGTAGACTATTACTTGCCAACTTTAGGGGCACAAGAGCGTCTAATGAACTTTTTCTCACCATACACAGAAGAGGAGACCGCAAAACGTAGTCGTTACCGTTACCAGAGTTTAAAAGTGTATATATTAACAGCTCTTGGAGTGACAATTGTGTATAACTATTTACAACGCAGACCAATAGCTTGGTGCTCAAACTTAGATCCCCCAACGCCACCAGTTTACCCATTTTGGTTCAAAAACGTACTTCACGGACATGACATACCAAGTGTTCGTAGAGGATATGAGGTTTACAGACAGGTTTGCGCAACCTGTCATTCACTTAACTACCTTAAATTTCGACACTTGATTGATGAGGTATACCCACTGGAGAAGGTAAAGGAAATTGCGGCAGAGTACGAAATTGAAGATGGACCAAATGAACAAGGTGAAATGTACTCAAGACCAAGGATACCCACTGATCCATTTCCAGCTCCATATCCAAACTCTGAAGCAGCAAGATATGCCAATAATGGAGCAATTCCACCAGATCTCACACTGATGTCAAGTGCCAGGAGAAATGGGCCGGATTACATCTTCTCTCTCCTCACGGGTTACTCAGAACCTCCGGAAGGCTTTGAACTGAGACCTGGCCTGCACTTTAACAACTACTTCAATGGTGGCTCAATATCTATGGCTCCACCACTTGAGGATGGGATGCTCGAGTTTGAGGACGGAACACCTGCAACGGTTTCACAGATGGCAAAGGATGTCGCCAACTTCATCACCTGGACCTCAGACCCTATGCACGACGAGAGGAAGAACTTGTTCTTCAAGTTCTTTGCCGGAAGCACTCTTTGCGCTATCGTAGTATCTATGTGGTACAGGTTCTTTTGGGCCCACTTCGCCACCATGCGCTGGGACTTTAAGaaattaaccaaatttaaataa
- a CDS encoding WD domain G-beta repeat protein, whose amino-acid sequence MDKNCINTAMCFMPTAETNFDVRCGSINNHMNILATGTEQGVIILWRINPEDYVQINHNISVTRFKENYERKHKLKLVPIFMLVSNNNSVAFPVIQVEFAIGSNYTSSLNFNKDSSKDFKSVEIGEDILLALHEDSSLCIWSLSNYRCLHRIRGPPFPIRSIQVLPDRRFIATVGDSKVNIIDIWTIKLIETLDIDNKLPLKKGKDPKSLETNPYDEQSSDVSYGSETSDTSPKILSTSCNSYSRTRINDRVLKDHNNDNDDTNGKDNVNGNEFNSVNQVGTGIIIFVAITSSNEMLVWDLTHSILSHKSSESSFNGPVKVITEWDTVHQITVPIIHHNNSHKTANGGDPGNKPRANGTNNSGTKGINGVITSNCKFTKGHVKKPTIREYIYELENDPGKLCVIDNYVLLMVGYRILVWFYEAHELTRTAEILSFSDDDFSTKNKWLGLTFIKFRNESVLCSWLRNGKMKLFLVPKGNNRHFQPMKESLNFPKSSFNFEKTYDMYYHNSEQSHEFEDLYVFSFDKNVYYTRNGWNDWEFQKINLTNYLYYSGVKFTCLAERSGNLTKFDLYANGDLIAHDLTNIKTEIMIPPSLFLYIVNNINRTWKFTPFILTDSINEYLHRFYYRSSSIGLFDSKMDELERTSGVRIMHSTCEYMVLAFDTSVLVYSIRSLRVKFYINAVHFSKIKSIHNVCSLTGDNASELVELPTNFATIDTEGYLVIFNIHEIIKSSKKSDSSDHNKIEIEDESIYKTDSIQVENDFGLSDPGANGFTDLQLSNFFIYLKNLKGIYRINSKYQLGSICIDRLVLYKNRDLLLILTSTNVLIWRLNTGDFISKFAYLSLYRQAIFSTSTDNTAPNNTKDINSLTISDALSVFLNFNSDSAESQELKVPNYYSSLSLFSEKYKKRISSNLFLSNLILSFNHSNSGVGSNSVHDNSRGIVKVSKHTNGKIRMNHTRISETCSTECSDSECDVTNCSIPFIILPLEYLLDTEINRIDFLTLAKDSMFCYLGIPNGSLTIPLEVRFNEQVYNLIKKRTTESLVHCSPSSLIDSSLESNLHDVNSRYMLTCNMFYKLFLSQICDNISERELKDVNTRKYSIDDVSASLTSYQFEEFGRNKLDLWLIINVLMSVERLNSLDNVFGYLQSCLKTIDKDEIDLHVSRALANIHVSQSFKLNGKANLPQIHICDCNFTVFTFGTSCGSCNKTKSDTDFTQPIKSLKNIYEDQSIILLSLISVENFIYSLKSSIRLGIKCYSLSSYVLKLLLTKLMSLEENSEFTKTPKGTKKGNGSVLKATKNFDLKSFLLSVLEQGFGVVWNLSNFSNHSILPDQIRHTKYSTVFRQNAHINNVSPIDAAYFFLYVFHHYHVLRDKSWTKILLVSCSQDVPLALYIIGWIVKKKKLGSKAIMSALSLIVDFIENYIELSFIHLTDIVSIVIKCLDPLDYNIRVLLLKQATNALFYMVKNVPMVDFHQDTQRFAVGSQSGQVIIYDIRTATKWRTFIGSQSQIACIAFGSNGNLIAAYYHQIPSFMVWKCSSSGLIGSLLSNTNKELKCIKLKPINTLPDLNQMRNVKIQYKSTNKWFLHREDGRGYMIST is encoded by the exons ATGGATAAGAACTGCATCAACACAGCCATGTGTTTCATGCCAACCGCAGAAACAAACTTTGATGTTAGATGTGGCTCCATAAACAATCATATGAATATATTAGCAACAGGAACTGAGCAGGGCGTTATTATACTTTGGAGAATAAATCCTGAGGATTATGTCCAGATCAACCATAACATTTCTGTGACCAGGTTCAAGGAAAATTATGAACGGAAACATAAGTTAAAACTGGTTCCAATTTTTATGCTTGTGTCAAATAATAACTCAGTTGCTTTTCCTGTAATTCAAGTAGAATTTGCTATAGGCTCAAATTATACATCATCGCTAAACTTCAACAAGGACTCTTCAAAGGATTTCAAGTCTGTAGAAATCGGCGAGGATATTCTTTTGGCGTTACATGAGGATAGTAGCCTTTGCATTTGGTCACTCAGTAATTACAGGTGTTTGCACAGGATTAGAGGCCCACCATTCCCCATCCGAAGTATTCAAGTGCTACCAGATCGCAGATTTATAGCCACTGTTGGTGATTCAAAGGTTAATATTATCGACATATGGACCATAAAGCTTATTGAAACCTTGGATATTGATAACAAATTGCCTTTGAAAAAAGGTAAAGATCCGAAAAGCCTAGAAACAAACCCATATGATGAGCAATCGTCTGATGTCAGCTACGGCTCTGAAACATCTGACACTAGCCCCAAGATTTTGAGTACTTCCTGTAACTCCTATTCAAGAACTAGAATCAATGATAGGGTTTTAAAAGATCACAATAATGATAATGATGATACTAATGGTAAAGATAATGTTAACGGCAATGAGtttaatagtgtaaatcAAGTTGGAACTggaattataatatttgtagCAATAACCAGTAGTAACGAGATGTTGGTGTGGGATTTAACACATTCTATACTATCACATAAATCCAGCGAGTCTAGTTTTAACGGGCCAGTTAAAGTCATAACTGAATGGGACACTGTACACCAAATTACAGTTCCTATCATACATCATAACAATTCACATAAGACAGCAAATGGTGGAGACCCTGGTAATAAACCTAGAGCAAATGGTACTAACAATTCTGGTACTAAGGGTATAAATGGTGTAATTACTtcaaattgtaaatttacaaagGGGCATGTGAAGAAACCCACAATAAGAGAGTATATTTATGAGTTAGAGAACGATCCTGGGAAATTATGCGTAATAGATAATTACGTACTATTAATGGTTGGTTACCGTATTTTGGTGTGGTTTTATGAGGCACACGAGCTTACAAGAACAGCCGAAATATTAAGCTTTTCAGATGATGACTTTAGTACAAAGAATAAATGGCTAGGACTAACCTTTATCAAATTCAGAAATGAGTCTGTATTGTGTTCATGGCTAAGAAATGGGAAGATGAAGCTGTTTCTGGTCCCAAAAGGTAACAACAGGCACTTTCAACCTATGAAGGAATCACTAAATTTCCCAAAATCCTCCTTTAACTTTGAGAAAACTTATGATATGTATTATCATAATAGCGAGCAAAGTCATGAGTTCGAAGATTTGTACGTATTTTCATTTGAtaagaatgtgtattaTACCAGAAATGGATGGAATGATTGGGAGTTTCAGAAGATCAATTTGACTAATTATCTCTATTATAGTGGTGTTAAATTCACCTGTTTGGCTGAGAGATCAGGTAATTTGACCAAGTTCGACTTATACGCAAATGGAGATTTAATAGCGCATGATCTAACAAACATTAAAACAGAGATCATGATACCGCCAAGCTTATTCTTGTACATtgttaacaatattaacaGGACATGGAAGTTCACACCATTTATACTTACCGACTCGATAAACGAATATTTACATCGTTTTTATTATCGCTCAAGTTCCATTGGTTTATTTGACTCAAAAATGGATGAACTGGAAAGGACTAGTGGTGTTAGAATAATGCATAGTACCTGTGAATATATGGTGTTAGCATTTGACACTTCCGTTCTGGTATACTCAATTCGCAGTTTGagggtaaaattttacataaacGCAGTccatttttcaaaaataaaatcaatacATAACGTATGTAGTTTAACAGGAGATAACGCATCAGAGCTGGTAGAGTTGCCCACAAATTTCGCGACAATAGACACTGAAGGCTATTtggtaatatttaacattcACGAAATAATCAAAAGTTCCAAAAAGTCAGACAGTTCAGACCataataaaatagaaaTCGAGGATGAATCGATATATAAAACTGATTCAATTCAAGTGGAAAATGATTTTGGACTTTCAGACCCAGGTGCAAACGGTTTCACAGACTTGCAGCTGTCCaacttttttatatatttaaagaATTTGAAAGGAATTTACAGAATTAACTCCAAGTATCAATTAGGAAGTATCTGTATAGACAGATTAGTGCTTTATAAGAATAGAGATTTACTGTTGATTCTAACAAGCACCAATGTTCTGATTTGGAGGCTAAATACTGGTGATtttatatcaaaatttGCATACCTATCACTATATAGACAAGCGATTTTTTCAACTAGCACTGATAACACTGCCCCAAATAACACTAAGGACATCAATAGCTTAACAATATCAGACGCACTTTCAGTTTTCTTAAACTTCAACTCTGATAGTGCAGAATCGCAAGAGTTAAAAGTACCAAACTATTATTCTTCATTATCACTGTTTTCtgaaaagtataaaaagaGAATCTCATCTAACCTTTTTCTTTCTAATTTGATTCTATCATTTAACCACTCAAATAGTGGTGTTGGATCAAACAGTGTACACGATAATAGTAGGGGGATTGTTAAAGTTTCAAAGCATACTaatggtaaaataaggATGAACCATACTAGAATAAGTGAGACGTGTTCTACCGAATGTTCTGATTCTGAATGTGATGTAACAAACTGTTCAATCCCGTTCATTATATTACCTCTCGAGTATCTTTTGGACACTGAGATTAATAGGATAGATTTTTTAACTCTTGCTAAGGATTCAATGTTTTGTTATTTGGGAATACCAAATGGAAGTTTAACAATACCACTTGAAGTGCGTTTCAATGAGCAAGTCTATAACCTTATTAAAAAAAGAACGACCGAGTCTCTAGTCCACTGTAGTCCTTCAAGCCTCATAGATAGTAGTCTAGAAAGCAACTTACATGATGTTAATAGTAGATATATGCTGACTTGTAACATGTTTTACAAGCTGTTCCTGTCACAAATTTGCGATAATATCTCTGAAAGGGAGCTTAAGGATGTCAACACGAGGAAATATAGTATTGATGACGTTAGCGCGAGTTTAACTTCGTATCaatttgaagaatttgGGCGAAATAAGCTGGATTTGTGGCttattattaatgtgttgatGAGCGTAGAACGTCTAAATTCACTTGATAATGTTTTTGGGTACTTGCAAAGCTGTTTGAAGACTATTGATAAGGACGAAATTGATTTGCACGTCTCAAGAGCCTTGGCAAATATACATGTTTCCCAGTCGTTTAAGTTAAATGGAAAGGCGAATCTACCTCAGATTCACATCTGTGACTGTAATTTTACGGTTTTCACCTTCGGTACTAGCTGTGGTTCATGCAATAAAACTAAATCGGACACTGACTTTACTCAGCCCATCAAAAGTTTAAAg AACATTTATGAAGACCAGTCGATAATACTTCTTTCACTAATCTCCgttgaaaattttatctaCTCACTCAAGTCGTCCATCAGACTAG GTATAAAGTGCTACTCACTGTCATCATATGTATTGAAGTTATTGTTGACAAAGCTGATGAGTTTGGAAGAGAATAGCGAGTTTACAAAAACACCAAAGGGAACCAAAAAAGGTAATGGATCTGTGTTAAAAGCTACTAAGAATTTTGACCTCAAATCCTTTCTACTGAGTGTATTGGAGCAAGGCTTTGGAGTGGTATGGAACTTATCCAACTTTTCTAACCATTCAATTCTCCCAGACCAAATCAGACATACGAAATACTCCACAGTGTTTAGACAAAACGCTCATATTAACAAT GTTTCTCCAATTGATGCAGCATACTTTTTTTTGTATGTATTCCACCATTATCATGTGTTGAGGGATAAGTCGTGGACTAAGATACTCTTGGTTTCATGCAGTCAAGACGTTCCTCTGGCATTATACATCATTGGATGGATTGtaaa GAAGAAGAAATTGGGTAGCAAGGCAATAATGAGTGCGTTGAGTCTAATAGTTGACTTCATTGAGAATTACATTGAACTCAGCTTCATCCACCTAACGGACATTGTTAGCATAGTCATCAAGTGCTTAGACCCTCTGGACTATAATATTcg AGTGTTGTTGTTGAAACAGGCCACTAACGCGTTGTTCTATATGGTCAAGAATGTTCCAATGGTTGATTTTCATCAGGATACCCAAAGATTTGCTGTGGGATCTCAGTCAGGCCAGGTGATTATCTATGACATTAGAACGGCAACCAAATGGAGAACGTTCATAGGCAGTCAAA GTCAAATAGCCTGTATCGCTTTCGGATCAAATGGTAATTTAATTGCAGCCTATTATCACCAAATCCCATCATTTATGGTTTGGAAg TGTTCTTCATCTGGGCTTATTGGATCATTGTTGTCAAACACTAATAAGGAACTCAAATGCATCAAACTAAAACCAATCAACACGCTGCCGGACCTAAACCAG atgcgaaatgttaaaatacaGTACAAATCCACAAATAAGTGGTTCCTTCACAGAGAAGACGGTAGAGGCTACATGATCTCtacttaa